Genomic segment of Paraburkholderia agricolaris:
GCGATGGCGGCGCCGAACGCGACCATGGCGATGTCGATGATTCTCGATAGAACGCTCAGCATGCGCTGCCCCTCAGTTCGTCAGTCAAGTGCCGTCCGTTGGTTGGTTGAATTCGCGTCACACTCATCCGGTCCCCGGCGAGGCAACGCAACGCCGGTATCCGCGCCGGCCAGATAAATGCGCGACGCGAAACTGATTGAAGCGGTGCGAATTGCCCTGCTGCTTTCCTGACTAAAAATTGCCTGACGGCCGATTCGGAAAGCGGGTGCCTGGATGAGTGAATACCCTTGTACAGGTATAGATAAAGCGATATTAAAATTCGGACTGCAAGACAGCAAAATATCTCAAATTGTATCGGTCAAATTTCCGGTATTTTTTCTGATTTTTGTACGGCAATTGTTACCGAATTCACGTTTGAGATCCGCATTTATCGCCTTTCTGGACGTGGCAGCGCGCCGATCTTCTTGTTTTCCTACGAAACTTACGTCCCCTTCGTCGTCTGTAATTTTCCTTATTTCGGCGGACAAAAAAATTCGCCGCCATTTTTTTCGCTTAATTTTTATTTTTAAAAAATTATCCAGACATTTTTCCTTCACGAAATGACTAATTTTATTAGACGCTTTATATAGCTTCTATTTAACGTGCTTTTATTGATTCTTTACTTCGTGATAAAACTCGACGCACTCACCCAGCCTCGAGGAGTCAATCATGACAGCTCCGGTTACGGCCACGCCCGCCGACACCCGGTCCACACAAGCTATGCCCCTTAACGTCAAGCTCAAAGTACATCCCGTGATTCTGGCCGGCGGTTCCGGCACACGGTTGTGGCCCATGTCGCGCGAGCAGTACCCGAAACAGCTGATTGGCTTGCTAGGCGAAGATTCGCTGCTGCAATCCACGACGCGCCGTCTCGACGGGCTCGAAGCGGGTCATCTCCTCTCGGAGCAACTCGTCGTGGTGGCCAATGAAGAACATCGCTTCACCACAGCCGAGCAATTGCGCACGAGCGGCAAGCCGAGCCGGCTGATTCTTGAGCCCGTTGGGCGCGATACCGCGCCGGCACTGACGGTGGCCGCCCTTTCGATCGCCGCGCAGGACGAGGACGGCATCATGGTCGTGATGCCCGCCGATCACGCGGTGACCGACATCGACGGGTTTCATGCGGCGGTAGCCGCGGGCGTACAGCATGCGGTGGCCGGCCATATCGTGACGATGGGCATCGTGCCGACACGTGCGGAAACCGGCTACGGCTACATCCGTATCGGCACGGCGCTTGGCATGCCTAACGACGCCTGCGCGACGCATGCCGATGCAACCGGCAAGATCGGCGCGCACAAACTGGACCGTTTCGTCGAGAAACCGCATCTGGAATTGGCGCAGCGTTATATCGAATCGCAGGAATACTGGTGGAACAGCGGCATTTTCATCATGCGCGCATCGACCTGGCTCAAGGCGATCCGTCACTTCCAGCCGGCGATTTACGAAGCCTGCGCAATAGCGTTCGCTGGCGGCAAGGCGGACGGCGATTTCTTCCGTCTGCAACGCGACGCGTTCAGTGCCTCGCCGTCCAATTCGATCGACTACGCGGTGATGGAACAACTGGGCAACGATCAGAGCGCCGCGTCCGGCGTGGTTGTGCCGCTGCGAGCAGGCTGGTCGGACGTGGGCTCGTGGGACGCAATCTGGGACATCTCGGAGAAAGACGCCGATCAGAACGTAGGCCGCGGCCACGTGATGTTCGAAGGCGCGGATTCGACCTTCGCACATTCGGAAGGACGCCTGATCGCCTGTGTCGGCACCCATGATCTCGTGGTGGTCGAGACGGCCGACGCGATTCTGGTCGCGGACAAATCACGCGTGCAGGATGTCAAGAAGATTGTCGGACGGATTCGCACCGATGGCGGCCTGGAAGCGGCCAACCATCGCAAGGTGCATCGCCCGTGGGGCAATTACGATTCCGTCGACACCGGCGAGCGCTTCCAGGTGAAACGCATTGTCGTGAAGCCGGGCGCGCGGCTCTCGCTGCAAATGCATCATCACCGGGCGGAACACTGGATCGTCGTGCGCGGCACCGCGCTCGTCACGCGAGGTGAAGAGCGCTTCATCGTTTCCGAAAACGAATCCGCCTATATTCCGCTGGGCGTCACCCATCGTCTCGAGAACCCGGGCAAGATGCCGCTCGAAATGATCGAGGTGCAATCGGGTTCGTATCTCGGCGAAGACGATATCGTGCGCTTCGACGATACGTACGGACGACAATGATTCACAACGGATGAAGCGGGAACCTGCGGCGGTTGCTCCTGACGGCCGCGGGGTACTGCTACGCCGGGGTACTGCTGCGCTCTAACCACTGTGCCGGCACCGCGCTTGCTGCTACGCCAGCTAACGCGCTTACGACGGTACTGACAGTCGCACTTGCAGCCGTCCTCACCCCGCGTGGGAGATGAGTTCCGGAAACGACGGAAAACGATCCGACGCGCTACCGCTTTCCGTTGCGGGTGCAGCGGGTTCGCTGGGATAACGGCGCAGCGGTCCACGGAACGCGTTGAGCGGACCGTGCAACGGGCCGCCGTGATTCGCCGTGACGGGTTCCGGCACATGACGCATGGCCGGCAACGGACGCGCCGCTCCCGACGCCGGGTTGGCAGCCGGCGCACCGTCTGCTACAGCCTGCGTACGGCATTCACGGTCGATCCACTGCCGCGCCCATTCAAGCGCGTATTGTTCCGCTGCCTCAGCCTCTGCAAAGCGCGGGCCGACGAGGCCGGAACGCTCGACGCGTCTGCCGTCCTTCATGATCTCCGCCCACGCGCGATACATGGCGTTGGGCACCTGCTCCGCCGCGACGTAAATCACGTAGCCCTGCTGATCGGAGACTTGCGTGCCACGCGGCGCGAAGCTCATTGACAGCGAGCTGCGCTGATCTTCAAGCTGCTGTGCGCGGCGTGCCGACGTAATGGCCGAGTCCAGACTGTGCATGGCCGCGTCAACCGCCCGCGCTTCGTCGAGACCCTGCGGATCGGCGCGCATGACGGGCCGTGCCACCAGTGGCGAGGACACCGGCGGTGGCGAAGGTGCACGAGACACCGGCGGCACGTTCGTCAGTCCGGACAACTGGCGTGTGATATCGGCGATCGGATCGGCCGAGCGCCATTGGCTCAGACTGCTCGATACGCCGGGCGCCTGCCACGACTCGGGACTTTTCCACGACACGCCACGCAGACCTTCGTCGCGCACGCTGACGGTTTCGGTTACCGGCGCGGCCGGCTTGGCCACGACCGGCGGCGCCGGTTGCGGGATGTAGGCGAAGGTACGCCCGGTTTGCGACAACAGCCGAACCATCTCGAGCAGGGTGCCGTTCAACTGCCACTCTTCGAAACGGCGCCGGCAGGTGGGACCCGACGGATAGCGCCCCGGCAGCTTCGACCAGGGTTCGCCAGTTGTCAGAATCCACAGGACGGCATTCGCCACGATGCGCGGTTCGGCGCGGGGCCGGCCGCGCCGGTTCAGACGGACGGCCGGCTCATCAGAGACAAGCGCTGCCAGCAGCGCCCATTCGTCATTGCTTAGCTCATCGAAAAACATTGGGTTTTCTCCACGCAGCCTGGCCCGGCCGCGGCTTTGGGCGGCCACGGATTCAACGTTCACGATCCGTGTGCAGCCCTCGGTTGCACAAATATGTTTTGTACGTTCTGTTTGCGGGTCAATATCGCACTGGCTTAGTGCGGTTTGTCCCTATTGCGAAGCACAAAACGTGGTCTCACTCGTGCATGGGAGAATTTGTGCACGAAGCATACCATCACCAGGGTTTGCGTGAATATCGTTGAGACAAGTGTTACGGATGGAAACAATCTTGTCCTTTTTGCCGCATCGCTTCACGCATTGCTGTAACAGAGCAGCCATCGGTCCGGGCTTCGAAATCCACTATTGCATAGCACAACGGCATGAGAAAAGCGGTGAATTGACTTT
This window contains:
- a CDS encoding transposase produces the protein MFFDELSNDEWALLAALVSDEPAVRLNRRGRPRAEPRIVANAVLWILTTGEPWSKLPGRYPSGPTCRRRFEEWQLNGTLLEMVRLLSQTGRTFAYIPQPAPPVVAKPAAPVTETVSVRDEGLRGVSWKSPESWQAPGVSSSLSQWRSADPIADITRQLSGLTNVPPVSRAPSPPPVSSPLVARPVMRADPQGLDEARAVDAAMHSLDSAITSARRAQQLEDQRSSLSMSFAPRGTQVSDQQGYVIYVAAEQVPNAMYRAWAEIMKDGRRVERSGLVGPRFAEAEAAEQYALEWARQWIDRECRTQAVADGAPAANPASGAARPLPAMRHVPEPVTANHGGPLHGPLNAFRGPLRRYPSEPAAPATESGSASDRFPSFPELISHAG
- a CDS encoding mannose-1-phosphate guanylyltransferase/mannose-6-phosphate isomerase; this translates as MTAPVTATPADTRSTQAMPLNVKLKVHPVILAGGSGTRLWPMSREQYPKQLIGLLGEDSLLQSTTRRLDGLEAGHLLSEQLVVVANEEHRFTTAEQLRTSGKPSRLILEPVGRDTAPALTVAALSIAAQDEDGIMVVMPADHAVTDIDGFHAAVAAGVQHAVAGHIVTMGIVPTRAETGYGYIRIGTALGMPNDACATHADATGKIGAHKLDRFVEKPHLELAQRYIESQEYWWNSGIFIMRASTWLKAIRHFQPAIYEACAIAFAGGKADGDFFRLQRDAFSASPSNSIDYAVMEQLGNDQSAASGVVVPLRAGWSDVGSWDAIWDISEKDADQNVGRGHVMFEGADSTFAHSEGRLIACVGTHDLVVVETADAILVADKSRVQDVKKIVGRIRTDGGLEAANHRKVHRPWGNYDSVDTGERFQVKRIVVKPGARLSLQMHHHRAEHWIVVRGTALVTRGEERFIVSENESAYIPLGVTHRLENPGKMPLEMIEVQSGSYLGEDDIVRFDDTYGRQ